Proteins encoded in a region of the Ralstonia pseudosolanacearum genome:
- a CDS encoding methylated-DNA--[protein]-cysteine S-methyltransferase, with protein sequence MKPVDPPTLRYAVGKGSLGHVLVGTRGHGLCALLLGDDAKALRAALADAFPGATLIEDRPALAARLARALALTEAPSRGFDGTLDMSGTPFQRAVWQALHDVPAGATATYTEIAERIGRPDAVRAVAGACAANVLAIAIPCHRAVRADGGLAGYRWGLERKRALLQREARA encoded by the coding sequence ATGAAACCTGTCGATCCTCCCACCCTGCGCTACGCCGTCGGCAAGGGCTCGCTCGGCCACGTCCTGGTCGGCACTCGCGGACACGGCCTCTGCGCGCTGCTGCTCGGCGACGATGCGAAGGCGCTGCGCGCGGCACTGGCCGACGCGTTTCCCGGCGCGACGCTGATCGAAGACCGGCCCGCGCTCGCCGCGCGGCTGGCGCGTGCCCTCGCCCTGACCGAAGCCCCGTCGCGCGGCTTCGACGGCACGCTCGACATGAGTGGCACGCCGTTCCAGCGCGCGGTCTGGCAAGCGCTGCACGACGTCCCGGCCGGCGCGACCGCCACCTACACCGAGATCGCCGAACGCATCGGCCGGCCCGACGCGGTGCGCGCGGTGGCCGGCGCCTGCGCGGCCAACGTGCTGGCGATCGCGATCCCATGCCATCGCGCCGTCCGTGCGGATGGCGGACTGGCGGGGTATCGTTGGGGACTGGAACGCAAGCGTGCGTTGCTGCAACGCGAGGCCCGCGCATGA
- a CDS encoding DNA-3-methyladenine glycosylase family protein — MTPLAAGLSEHTYRQAAAFLSSLDDDWARHIAAIGPCRHAAKPARDPYEALVRAIAYQQLHARAGDAILGRLLALYPGAGFPSPGQLLDTDAATLRGCGFSATKLATIRGIAQAKLDGVVPTRDQALALPDEALIERLVTLRGVGRWTVEMLLIYTLERADILPADDFGVREGYRRLKHLETAPTRGQMAEIGRAWRPYRTIAAWYLWRIPAG, encoded by the coding sequence ATGACGCCCCTCGCCGCCGGGTTGTCCGAACACACCTACCGCCAGGCCGCCGCGTTCCTGTCGTCGCTGGATGACGACTGGGCGCGCCACATCGCCGCCATCGGCCCCTGCCGGCACGCCGCCAAGCCCGCGCGCGACCCATACGAGGCGCTGGTGCGCGCCATCGCCTATCAGCAGCTGCATGCCAGGGCCGGCGACGCCATCCTCGGCCGCCTGCTGGCGCTGTATCCGGGTGCCGGTTTCCCATCGCCCGGGCAATTATTGGACACCGACGCGGCCACGCTGCGCGGCTGCGGCTTCTCGGCGACCAAGCTGGCGACGATCCGCGGCATCGCGCAGGCCAAGCTCGACGGCGTGGTGCCCACGCGCGACCAGGCGCTCGCCCTGCCGGACGAGGCGCTGATCGAACGACTCGTCACCCTGCGCGGCGTCGGGCGGTGGACGGTGGAAATGCTGCTGATCTACACGCTGGAGCGCGCCGACATCCTGCCCGCCGACGACTTCGGCGTACGCGAGGGCTACCGCCGCCTCAAGCACCTGGAAACCGCCCCCACGCGCGGGCAGATGGCGGAGATCGGCCGCGCGTGGCGTCCCTACCGCACCATCGCCGCGTGGTATCTGTGGCGCATACCGGCCGGCTGA
- the pcnB gene encoding polynucleotide adenylyltransferase PcnB, whose product MIKKLINRLLGRPAAETAPTTEPGTPARKARAPKTPKARAKASAGGVPRAPRVWSVEEHGIDPKLLSRNAVKVTSTLQEAGYHAFIVGGAVRDLLLGIKPKDFDVATNATPEQVEALFRRSRIIGRRFQIVHVTFYGGREQEIIEVSTFRALVDAVESEQVPAGKRVKRTELDHHTHAVDASGRVLRDNVWGTQAEDATRRDFTVNAMYYNPADQTVHDYHRGMEDMRARLLRMIGDPHTRYREDPVRMLRAVRFAAKTGFDIDPATRAPIAELGELIHNVPAARLFDEMLKLLMSGHAWASLQELRKAGLHRGLLPLLDVALEQPMGQRFVQLALDNTDERVKAGKPVSPGFLFASLMWHHVLEHWNRRRAAGEPLIPALHEAMDEVLDRQTEQLAIQRRFTADMKEIWSMQPRFEKRAGRMPHRLLESPRFRAGYDFLVLRCASGELPQELATWWTDFQNGDGEAREALIAQAKHAPAAAGGAPAVAKRRRRRRGPAKSDTVADVSPGSSEGT is encoded by the coding sequence GTGATCAAAAAACTCATCAATCGCCTGCTGGGCAGGCCCGCCGCGGAGACCGCGCCCACCACCGAGCCCGGCACGCCGGCCAGGAAAGCCCGCGCTCCCAAGACCCCGAAGGCACGCGCCAAGGCCAGCGCCGGCGGCGTACCACGCGCGCCGCGCGTGTGGAGCGTGGAAGAGCACGGCATCGACCCGAAGCTGCTGTCGCGCAACGCCGTCAAGGTCACGTCCACGCTGCAGGAAGCCGGCTATCACGCCTTCATCGTGGGCGGCGCGGTGCGCGATCTGCTGCTGGGCATCAAGCCGAAGGACTTCGACGTCGCCACCAACGCCACGCCCGAGCAGGTGGAGGCGCTGTTCCGCCGCTCGCGCATCATCGGCCGGCGCTTCCAGATCGTGCACGTGACGTTTTACGGCGGGCGCGAGCAGGAAATCATCGAGGTGTCGACCTTCCGCGCGCTGGTCGACGCCGTGGAAAGCGAGCAGGTGCCGGCCGGCAAGCGCGTCAAGCGCACCGAGCTGGACCACCACACCCACGCCGTCGACGCCAGCGGCCGCGTGCTGCGCGACAACGTGTGGGGCACTCAGGCCGAGGACGCCACCCGCCGCGACTTCACCGTCAACGCGATGTACTACAACCCGGCCGACCAGACCGTGCACGATTACCACCGCGGCATGGAAGACATGCGCGCGCGCCTGCTGCGCATGATCGGCGACCCGCATACGCGCTACCGCGAAGACCCGGTGCGCATGCTGCGCGCGGTGCGCTTCGCGGCCAAGACCGGCTTCGACATCGACCCGGCCACGCGCGCCCCGATCGCCGAGCTGGGCGAGCTGATCCACAACGTGCCGGCCGCGCGGCTGTTCGACGAGATGCTCAAGCTGCTGATGTCGGGCCACGCCTGGGCGTCGCTGCAAGAGCTGCGCAAGGCCGGCCTGCACCGCGGCCTGCTGCCGCTGCTGGACGTGGCGCTCGAGCAGCCGATGGGCCAGCGCTTCGTGCAGCTGGCGCTCGACAACACCGATGAGCGCGTCAAGGCCGGCAAGCCGGTCTCGCCCGGCTTCCTGTTCGCCTCGCTGATGTGGCACCACGTGCTGGAGCACTGGAACCGCCGCCGCGCCGCCGGCGAGCCGCTGATCCCCGCGCTGCACGAGGCGATGGACGAAGTCCTCGACCGCCAGACCGAGCAGCTCGCCATCCAGCGCCGCTTCACCGCCGACATGAAGGAGATCTGGAGCATGCAGCCGCGCTTCGAGAAGCGTGCCGGCCGCATGCCCCACCGCCTGCTCGAATCGCCGCGCTTCCGCGCCGGCTACGACTTCCTGGTCCTGCGCTGCGCCTCGGGCGAATTGCCGCAGGAGCTCGCCACCTGGTGGACCGACTTCCAGAACGGCGACGGCGAAGCCCGCGAAGCGCTGATCGCGCAGGCCAAGCATGCGCCGGCCGCCGCCGGAGGCGCCCCCGCGGTCGCCAAGCGCCGCCGCCGCCGGCGGGGTCCGGCAAAATCGGATACAGTCGCCGACGTGAGCCCGGGCAGTTCGGAGGGAACGTGA
- the hda gene encoding DnaA regulatory inactivator Hda, whose amino-acid sequence MALPQQLPLEFGATPAPTIGNFVATGNEEAVLRLSGLIAELAVGRAADRLVYLWGESGSGRSHLLHAVCAQAEAAGFQARYLEAKAPLEAFEYDPAITIWAIDDAERLDEWAQVAAFNLVNEVRADPHAALITAGAAAPMSMPLREDLRTRLGWGLVYWLRPLSDADKVEALLQAARERGMQLSADVPQWLVTHSYRDMPSLMALLEALDTYSLARKRAVTLPLLRDMLALLK is encoded by the coding sequence ATGGCCCTTCCGCAACAGCTACCGCTCGAGTTCGGCGCGACCCCCGCCCCGACCATCGGCAACTTCGTCGCCACCGGCAACGAAGAGGCGGTGCTGCGCCTCTCGGGCCTGATCGCCGAGCTGGCCGTCGGCCGCGCCGCCGACCGCCTGGTCTACCTGTGGGGCGAATCCGGCAGCGGCCGCAGCCACCTGCTGCACGCTGTCTGCGCGCAGGCGGAGGCCGCCGGCTTCCAGGCGCGCTACCTGGAAGCGAAGGCACCGCTGGAAGCGTTCGAATACGATCCCGCCATCACCATCTGGGCCATCGACGACGCCGAGCGGCTGGACGAATGGGCACAGGTGGCGGCCTTCAACCTGGTCAACGAAGTGCGCGCAGATCCACACGCCGCGCTGATCACCGCGGGGGCCGCCGCGCCGATGTCGATGCCGCTGCGTGAAGACCTGCGCACCCGGCTGGGGTGGGGGCTGGTCTACTGGCTACGCCCGCTGTCCGACGCCGACAAGGTCGAAGCGCTGCTCCAGGCCGCCCGCGAACGCGGCATGCAGCTGTCGGCCGACGTGCCGCAATGGCTTGTGACGCACTCCTATCGCGACATGCCGAGCCTGATGGCGCTGCTCGAAGCGCTCGACACCTACTCGCTCGCCCGCAAGCGCGCCGTCACCCTGCCGCTGCTGCGCGACATGCTGGCGCTGCTCAAGTGA
- a CDS encoding GNAT family N-acetyltransferase produces MTTTQADRATFTLRSATPDDCEALVRLIGALAEYEKLTHLMQATPAALRTMLFGPRPYGEAVVAEVDGRAVGFALFFHTVSTFLCKPGLYLEDLFVEPAWRGHGIGKALLVHVARLARERDCGRFEWSVLDWNAPSIAFYEAMGADVLPDWRICRTTGDALARMAALPMPAGLAAPN; encoded by the coding sequence ATGACGACCACGCAAGCCGATCGTGCCACCTTCACCCTGCGCAGCGCCACGCCGGACGACTGCGAGGCGCTGGTCCGCCTGATCGGGGCGCTCGCCGAATACGAAAAACTGACGCACCTGATGCAGGCCACCCCGGCAGCCCTGCGCACCATGCTGTTCGGCCCGCGCCCGTACGGCGAGGCGGTGGTGGCCGAGGTGGACGGCCGGGCGGTCGGCTTCGCGCTGTTCTTCCACACTGTCTCGACCTTCCTGTGCAAGCCGGGCCTGTACCTGGAAGACCTGTTCGTGGAGCCGGCCTGGCGCGGCCACGGCATCGGCAAGGCGCTGCTGGTGCACGTGGCGCGCCTCGCGCGGGAGCGGGACTGCGGCCGCTTCGAATGGAGCGTGCTGGACTGGAACGCACCGTCCATCGCCTTCTACGAAGCGATGGGCGCCGACGTGCTGCCCGACTGGCGCATCTGCCGCACCACCGGCGACGCGCTCGCCAGGATGGCCGCGCTGCCGATGCCCGCGGGCCTGGCCGCGCCGAACTGA
- a CDS encoding AI-2E family transporter produces the protein MNAPLLTQDTKRTLAWIAVAVAFMALLKLLAPTLTPFVFAGILSYILHPGVEWLQRHRVPRVLGVFLMILLLTVLAVALMLLILAVLQREIPAIREQLPGMLSKLNAAITPRLAEMGVHVRFDFPGLRKLLTEQLAASPEDVMSTALNYLRVSGSAAVQVLGIVFLVPIVMFYLLMDWNMLIRRLEGAVPRRWIGKTRELAAETDGLLSQYLRGQIIVMLVLAAYYSTGLALAGFDVALPIGIFTGLAVFIPYIGFGIGLILAILSALLQFGNLYGLLAVAVVYGVGQVLEGFYLTPRLVGERIGLHPLAVILALLAFGQLFGFFGILLALPISAVLLVGLRQIRQLYLGSKLYRD, from the coding sequence ATGAACGCCCCGTTGCTGACGCAGGACACCAAGCGCACGCTCGCGTGGATCGCCGTGGCCGTCGCCTTCATGGCCCTGCTCAAACTGCTGGCGCCGACACTCACGCCGTTCGTGTTCGCGGGCATCCTGTCGTACATCCTGCATCCCGGCGTGGAATGGCTGCAGCGGCACCGCGTGCCGCGCGTGCTGGGCGTGTTCCTGATGATCCTGCTGCTGACGGTGCTGGCCGTGGCGCTGATGCTGCTGATCCTGGCGGTGCTGCAGCGGGAGATTCCCGCCATCCGCGAACAGTTGCCCGGCATGCTGTCCAAGCTGAACGCGGCGATCACGCCCCGGCTGGCGGAGATGGGCGTGCACGTGCGCTTCGACTTCCCCGGCCTGCGCAAGCTGCTCACCGAACAGCTCGCCGCCAGCCCGGAGGACGTGATGTCCACGGCGCTGAACTACCTGCGCGTGTCGGGCTCGGCGGCGGTGCAGGTGCTCGGCATCGTCTTCCTGGTGCCGATCGTGATGTTCTACCTGCTGATGGACTGGAACATGCTGATCCGCCGGCTGGAAGGCGCCGTGCCGCGCCGCTGGATCGGCAAGACGCGCGAGCTGGCGGCCGAGACCGACGGCCTGCTGTCGCAATACCTGCGCGGACAGATCATCGTGATGCTGGTGCTGGCGGCGTATTACTCGACCGGGCTGGCGCTGGCCGGCTTCGACGTGGCGCTGCCGATCGGCATCTTCACCGGGCTGGCCGTGTTCATCCCCTACATCGGCTTCGGCATCGGCCTGATCCTGGCGATCCTGTCGGCGCTGCTGCAATTCGGCAACCTGTACGGCCTGCTGGCGGTGGCGGTGGTCTACGGCGTCGGCCAGGTGCTGGAAGGCTTCTACCTGACGCCGCGGCTGGTGGGCGAGCGCATCGGGCTGCACCCGCTGGCGGTCATCCTCGCCCTGCTGGCTTTTGGCCAATTGTTCGGATTTTTCGGTATCCTGCTGGCCCTGCCGATCAGCGCCGTGCTGCTGGTCGGCCTGCGGCAGATCCGGCAGCTCTACCTGGGCAGCAAGCTGTACCGCGACTAA
- the ada gene encoding bifunctional DNA-binding transcriptional regulator/O6-methylguanine-DNA methyltransferase Ada translates to MPTSAPSTVERDPRWARVLARDASADGQFVYAVKTTGVYCQPSSPSRLPRPENVEFFDTPAEAEAAGYRPSRRATPDQTTARAQHAARVAAACRRIEAADTPPALEALAREAGLSPYHFHRLFKTVTGLTPKAYAAAHRARRLRAQLGRGSSVTEAIYDAGFNASSRFYEASDGVLGMTASRYRAGGAQTTIRFAVGECSLGAILVAQSERGICAILLGEDPQALVHDLQDQFPKAELIGGDADFEDLVAKVVGLIEAPAIGLDLPLDVRGTAFQERVWQALREIPPGTTASYAEIAARIGAPRAVRAVAQACGANHLAVAIPCHRVVRSDGQLSGYRWGVERKRALLEREAQG, encoded by the coding sequence ATGCCAACGTCCGCACCGTCCACCGTCGAACGCGACCCACGCTGGGCCCGCGTGCTCGCGCGCGATGCGTCCGCCGACGGCCAGTTCGTCTACGCCGTGAAGACCACGGGCGTGTACTGCCAGCCGAGCAGCCCGTCGCGGCTGCCGCGCCCCGAAAACGTCGAATTCTTCGACACGCCCGCCGAGGCCGAGGCCGCCGGCTATCGACCCAGCCGCCGCGCCACGCCGGACCAGACCACGGCCCGCGCGCAGCACGCCGCACGGGTCGCCGCCGCGTGCCGCCGCATCGAAGCCGCCGACACGCCGCCCGCGCTCGAAGCGCTCGCGCGGGAGGCCGGCCTGAGCCCGTACCATTTCCACCGGCTGTTCAAGACCGTCACCGGCCTGACGCCCAAGGCCTACGCCGCGGCGCACCGTGCGCGCAGGCTGCGCGCGCAGCTCGGCCGCGGCAGCTCCGTCACCGAGGCCATCTACGACGCCGGCTTCAATGCCAGCAGCCGCTTCTACGAGGCGTCCGACGGCGTGCTCGGCATGACGGCCAGCCGCTACCGCGCGGGCGGCGCGCAGACGACGATCCGCTTTGCCGTGGGCGAATGCTCGCTGGGCGCGATCCTGGTGGCGCAAAGCGAGCGCGGCATCTGCGCGATCCTGCTGGGCGAGGATCCGCAGGCACTGGTGCACGACCTGCAGGACCAGTTCCCCAAGGCCGAGCTCATCGGCGGCGACGCGGATTTCGAAGACCTGGTCGCCAAGGTGGTCGGGCTGATCGAAGCGCCCGCGATCGGACTGGACCTGCCGCTGGACGTGCGCGGCACCGCGTTCCAGGAGCGCGTGTGGCAGGCACTGCGCGAGATTCCGCCCGGCACCACGGCGAGCTACGCGGAGATCGCCGCGCGCATCGGCGCGCCCAGGGCGGTGCGGGCAGTGGCGCAGGCGTGCGGCGCCAACCATCTGGCGGTGGCCATCCCCTGCCACCGCGTGGTGCGCAGCGACGGCCAGCTCTCCGGCTACCGCTGGGGCGTGGAGCGCAAGCGCGCACTGCTGGAGCGCGAAGCGCAGGGCTGA
- the alkB gene encoding DNA oxidative demethylase AlkB: protein MTTRDLFADQAPADDRRIVLGEAAVVLRGFALAEAPALLAAIDDIARQAPFRHMVTPGGFEMSVALTNCGALGWTSDRRGYRYAERDPQTGQPWPPLPGSFLRLARDAAAEVGFPGFTPDACLINRYVPGARLSLHQDKDEQDYGAPIVSVSLGMPAVFLWGGHRRADKAQRVPLFHGDVVVWGGPDRLRYHGVLPLKEAWHPLLGAQRINLTLRRAG, encoded by the coding sequence ATGACGACCCGCGATCTCTTTGCCGACCAGGCCCCCGCTGACGACCGCCGCATCGTGCTCGGCGAAGCGGCGGTCGTGCTGCGCGGCTTTGCGCTGGCCGAGGCCCCCGCGCTGCTCGCGGCCATCGACGACATCGCCCGGCAGGCGCCGTTCCGCCACATGGTCACGCCGGGCGGCTTCGAGATGTCGGTCGCGCTCACCAACTGCGGCGCGCTCGGCTGGACCTCCGACCGCCGTGGCTACCGCTATGCCGAGCGCGACCCGCAGACCGGTCAGCCATGGCCGCCGCTGCCCGGCAGCTTCCTGCGCCTGGCGCGCGATGCCGCCGCCGAAGTCGGCTTCCCCGGCTTCACGCCCGACGCCTGCCTCATCAACCGCTACGTGCCCGGCGCGCGCCTGTCGCTGCACCAGGACAAGGACGAGCAGGACTACGGCGCGCCCATCGTGTCGGTCTCGCTCGGCATGCCGGCCGTGTTCCTGTGGGGCGGCCACCGGCGCGCCGACAAGGCGCAGCGCGTGCCGCTCTTCCATGGCGACGTGGTGGTCTGGGGCGGACCGGATCGCCTGCGCTACCACGGCGTCCTGCCGCTCAAGGAAGCCTGGCATCCGCTGCTGGGCGCGCAGCGCATCAACCTGACCTTGCGCCGGGCCGGCTGA
- a CDS encoding 2OG-Fe(II) oxygenase — translation MTGLRTATPGAIDTSGTSDTSGGTPIDTFDWRAVEDALNDAGNALLPGLLTSGACDALAALYPRDSLYRSRVVMARHGFGRGEYKYFAYPLPGLIEHLRTQLYPRLAPIANRWNQAMGIDVRYPAAHADFLRRCHDAGQLRPTPLILQYGPGDYNCLHQDLYGEHVFPLQVAILLSEPGADFTGGEFVMTEQRPRMQSRPDVVPLCKGDAVVFAVSQRPVQGTRGPYRVNMRHGVSRLRSGQRHTVGIIFHDAL, via the coding sequence ATGACCGGACTGCGAACCGCCACCCCCGGCGCGATCGACACAAGCGGCACAAGCGACACAAGCGGCGGCACGCCGATCGACACCTTCGACTGGCGCGCCGTGGAAGACGCGCTCAACGACGCCGGCAACGCCCTGCTGCCCGGCCTGCTGACGTCCGGGGCCTGCGACGCGCTGGCCGCCCTCTACCCGCGCGACAGCCTCTACCGCTCGCGCGTGGTAATGGCCCGCCATGGCTTCGGGCGCGGCGAGTACAAATATTTCGCTTATCCGCTGCCCGGCCTCATCGAACACCTGCGCACGCAGCTCTACCCGCGCCTCGCGCCCATCGCCAACCGCTGGAACCAGGCGATGGGCATCGACGTGCGCTATCCCGCCGCGCACGCCGATTTCCTGCGGCGCTGCCACGACGCCGGCCAGTTGCGCCCAACGCCGCTGATCCTGCAATACGGCCCCGGCGACTACAACTGCCTGCACCAGGACCTCTACGGCGAGCACGTCTTTCCGCTGCAGGTGGCGATCCTGCTGTCCGAGCCCGGCGCGGACTTCACCGGCGGCGAATTCGTGATGACCGAGCAGCGCCCGCGCATGCAGTCTCGGCCCGACGTGGTGCCGCTGTGCAAGGGCGATGCGGTGGTCTTCGCGGTCAGCCAGCGGCCGGTGCAGGGCACGCGCGGCCCCTACCGCGTCAACATGCGCCACGGCGTGAGCCGCCTGCGCTCGGGACAGCGCCATACTGTAGGCATCATCTTCCACGACGCCCTGTGA
- a CDS encoding histidinol-phosphatase, translated as MNLALFDLDHTLIPTDSDHEWGRFLIRRGVVDEAEYQRRNDQFYADYKSGTLDIHAFLRFALAPLAAHSRDTLAQWHTEFMRETILPKITPQAQALVSKHLDAGDLCCVVTATNSFVTRPIAQAFGIEHLIATEPATADGTPEGPFTGDVSGTPSFREGKVARVHEWLADMGRGWSDFDRSTFYSDSANDVPLLEEVTDPVATNPDDTLRHLAAQRNWRIMDLF; from the coding sequence ATGAATCTCGCCCTCTTTGACCTCGATCACACCCTGATCCCCACCGACAGCGACCACGAGTGGGGGCGCTTCCTCATCCGCCGCGGGGTCGTGGATGAAGCCGAATACCAGCGCAGGAACGATCAGTTCTATGCCGACTACAAGTCCGGCACGCTGGACATCCATGCCTTCCTGCGCTTCGCCCTGGCGCCGCTCGCCGCCCATTCGCGCGATACGCTGGCCCAGTGGCATACCGAATTCATGCGCGAGACGATCCTGCCCAAGATCACGCCCCAGGCCCAGGCGCTGGTCAGCAAGCACCTGGATGCCGGCGACCTATGCTGCGTGGTCACCGCCACCAACAGCTTCGTCACCCGGCCGATCGCCCAGGCCTTCGGCATCGAGCACCTGATCGCCACGGAGCCGGCCACCGCCGACGGCACGCCCGAAGGCCCCTTCACCGGTGACGTTTCCGGCACGCCGAGCTTCCGCGAGGGCAAGGTCGCGCGCGTGCACGAGTGGCTCGCCGACATGGGCCGCGGCTGGAGCGACTTCGATCGCAGCACCTTCTACAGCGATTCGGCCAACGACGTGCCGCTGCTGGAAGAAGTGACCGACCCGGTCGCCACCAACCCCGACGACACCCTGCGGCACCTCGCCGCCCAGCGCAATTGGCGCATCATGGACCTCTTCTGA
- the miaA gene encoding tRNA (adenosine(37)-N6)-dimethylallyltransferase MiaA: MTAAPHTAPRAVCLLGPTASGKTAAALALAERWPVEIISMDSALVYRGMDIGTAKPSRAEQAIAPHHLIDIIDPLDAYSAAQFATDAQALIDAIRARGRLPLIVGGTMLYYKALTQGLSDLPGADPVIRAEIDAEAARNGWPALHAKLAQVDPVTAARLHATDAQRIQRALELYRLTGQPMSALLAREAGAAAFHRHEAAAAYLSIALEPADRAVLHARIAQRFDAMLADGLLDEVEALRRRGDLSPALPSIRCVGYRQAWAYLDGEIDMAALREQGIAATRQLCKRQITWLRSTPERRVVDCLAPDYVDQVARLVRTALETP; encoded by the coding sequence ATGACCGCCGCCCCGCACACCGCCCCGCGCGCCGTCTGCCTGCTCGGCCCGACCGCCTCCGGCAAGACCGCCGCCGCGCTCGCGCTCGCCGAGCGCTGGCCGGTCGAGATCATCAGCATGGATTCCGCACTGGTGTATCGCGGCATGGACATCGGCACGGCCAAGCCGAGCCGGGCGGAGCAGGCCATCGCGCCGCATCACCTGATCGACATCATCGACCCGCTCGATGCGTATTCCGCCGCGCAGTTCGCCACCGACGCGCAGGCGCTGATCGACGCCATCCGCGCGCGCGGCAGGCTGCCGCTGATCGTCGGCGGCACGATGCTGTATTACAAGGCGCTGACGCAGGGGCTGTCCGACCTGCCCGGCGCCGACCCGGTCATCCGCGCCGAGATCGACGCCGAGGCCGCGCGCAACGGCTGGCCGGCGCTGCATGCGAAGCTCGCGCAGGTCGACCCCGTCACCGCGGCGCGGCTCCATGCCACCGATGCGCAGCGCATCCAGCGCGCGCTGGAGCTGTACCGGCTGACCGGCCAGCCGATGTCCGCCCTGCTGGCGCGCGAGGCCGGTGCTGCCGCCTTCCACCGGCACGAAGCCGCGGCCGCCTACCTGAGCATCGCGCTGGAGCCCGCCGACCGCGCCGTGCTGCACGCCCGCATCGCGCAGCGCTTCGATGCGATGCTCGCCGATGGCCTGCTCGACGAGGTGGAGGCGCTGCGCCGCCGGGGCGATCTGTCGCCGGCGCTGCCGTCCATCCGCTGCGTCGGCTATCGCCAGGCGTGGGCCTACCTCGACGGCGAGATCGACATGGCCGCGCTGCGCGAGCAAGGCATCGCCGCTACGCGCCAGCTCTGCAAGCGCCAGATCACGTGGCTGCGCAGCACGCCCGAGCGCCGCGTGGTCGACTGCCTCGCCCCCGACTACGTCGACCAGGTGGCACGCCTGGTCCGCACCGCACTGGAAACGCCATGA
- the purM gene encoding phosphoribosylformylglycinamidine cyclo-ligase, with protein sequence MSASETPSASASSGLSYRDAGVDIEAGDALVDRIKPFAKRTLREGVLGGIGGFGALFEISKKYQEPVLVSGTDGVGTKLKLAFALNRHDTVGQDLVAMSVNDILVQGAEPLFFLDYFACGKLDVDTAATVIKGIAQGCELAGCALIGGETAEMPSMYPAGEYDLAGFAVGAVEKRKIIDGTTIAEGDVVLGLASSGAHSNGYSLVRKIIEVSRPDLNADFHGQRLQDAIMAPTRIYVKPLLALIDKLPVKGMAHITGGGLTENVPRVLPENVTAVLHQDAWTLPPLFQWLQKAGNVADDEMHRVFNCGIGMVVIVSAADAPAAIAHLKEAGETVYQIGEIRTRQPGEAQTIVI encoded by the coding sequence ATGAGCGCTTCCGAAACCCCCTCCGCATCCGCATCGAGCGGCCTGTCCTACCGTGACGCGGGCGTCGACATCGAGGCCGGCGACGCCCTGGTCGACCGCATCAAGCCGTTTGCCAAGCGCACCCTGCGCGAAGGCGTGCTGGGCGGCATCGGCGGCTTTGGCGCGCTGTTCGAGATTTCCAAGAAGTACCAGGAGCCGGTGCTGGTGTCCGGCACCGACGGCGTGGGCACCAAGCTCAAGCTCGCCTTCGCGCTCAACCGCCACGACACCGTCGGCCAGGATCTGGTCGCGATGAGCGTCAACGACATCCTGGTGCAGGGCGCCGAGCCGCTGTTCTTCCTCGACTACTTCGCCTGCGGCAAGCTGGATGTCGATACCGCCGCCACCGTCATCAAGGGCATCGCCCAGGGCTGCGAACTGGCCGGCTGCGCGCTGATCGGCGGCGAGACGGCCGAGATGCCCAGCATGTACCCCGCCGGCGAATACGACCTGGCCGGCTTTGCCGTCGGCGCGGTCGAGAAGCGCAAGATCATCGACGGCACCACCATCGCCGAGGGCGACGTGGTGCTGGGCCTGGCCTCGTCGGGTGCGCATTCGAACGGTTACTCGCTGGTGCGCAAGATCATCGAGGTGTCGCGCCCGGACCTGAACGCCGACTTCCACGGCCAGCGCCTGCAGGACGCCATCATGGCGCCGACGCGCATCTACGTGAAGCCGCTGCTGGCGCTGATCGACAAGCTGCCCGTCAAGGGCATGGCCCACATCACCGGCGGTGGTTTGACCGAAAACGTGCCGCGTGTGCTGCCCGAGAACGTGACCGCCGTGCTGCACCAGGACGCATGGACGCTGCCGCCGCTGTTCCAGTGGCTGCAGAAGGCCGGCAACGTGGCGGATGACGAGATGCACCGCGTGTTCAACTGCGGCATCGGCATGGTTGTGATCGTGTCGGCGGCGGATGCGCCGGCGGCCATCGCCCACCTGAAGGAGGCGGGCGAGACCGTCTACCAGATCGGCGAGATCCGCACGCGCCAGCCGGGCGAAGCGCAGACCATCGTGATCTGA